caaaaaccacaaagttTTTTTCTATATGCTATATTTTAACAAATTGTTTTGCAACAAACATATTGCTGTGCCTCTTGAACGAGTTTATATTTTCCTTAGTTCTTAGGCTCCTGGTGGGGACCATTTTAGGATTATGCATTCCtggttttctctttattaattcAAAAGCAGTTTCTAAAATTGTGTTTACCTTTCATTTCAGCATCAGGATACTCAAAGTGGAAAGGATCACAGATTTTTGGTAGTTTCTGGGTCTACAAGGACTTTCCAAATCCAGGAGCAACGCCAGTGGCAACGAAGTGACTCAGGCGGGCACCAAGGAAACGGCGCCATTGGTCTCTGGGTAGTGCTTTAAGAATGAACACAGTCACATTATAGTCCATGGTCCATCACTATTCAAGGATgactccctcccttcctgtctatttttgtttttcacttttttacaCTGTTTCTATTTAGACACTACAACATATGGGGTGTTTGTTCCCATTGGATGCATTTCTGTCAAAACCCTATCAAATGTGATGGCTAGGTTCTAACGTATTGCCATGTGTGGAGTGTGCTAAACACACACCAGTTTACAGGCAAGATGCATTTTTTGTACAGTAAACGGTGTATATACCTTTTGTTACCACagagttttttaaacaaatgagtaTTATAGGACTTTCTTCTAAATGAGCTAAATAAGTCACCATTGACTTCTTGGTGCTGTTGAAAATAATCCATTTTCACTAAAAGTGTGTGAAACCTACAGCATATCCTTCGCGCAGAGATTTTCGTCTGTTATACTTTATCAAAGATTGGCCACGTTCCACTTGGAAATGGCATGCAAAAGCAATCCTAGAGAAACCTGTGTAACTCCATCTGGCAaattcaaaagagagagagagagatcttgaGAGAAAGAAATGCTGTTCGTTCAAAAGTGGAGTTGTTTTAACAGATGCCAATTATGGTGTACAGTTTAACAGAGTTTTCTGTTGCATTAGAATAAACATTAATTGGAGTGCAGCTAACATGAATATCATCAGACTAGTATCAAGTGTTCTAAAATGAAATGTGAGAAGATCCTGTCACAATTCTTAGATCTGGTGTCCAGCATGGATGAAACCTTTGAGTTTGGTCCCTAAATTTACATGAAAGCACAAGGTAAATATCCATTTGCTTTAGGGTTTTCATGTTGGATCTGTCATTATCAAAAGTGATCAGCAGTGAAAAACTGGTCGGACAAAATTTAACATTGACGTAATGAAATTCGAGATGTAGGCATTCCCCCAGGTCTTTTCAGTGCAGATTGCAGTTCCGattcatttcaataaaaaagaaCTTGGAAAAACGTGGCCTGTATGTTACTTCCTTGAGTAGATCCAGCGACTCACAACTTAGATGATGAAATTTGGGCGTATGTTATTTGTGAATTTATtccattaattattattaaagggCCCATTATACAGAAGTAATTCAAGGTCAAGGTCAAGGTCAAAGTGGGCTATATTTTAGATCTTCTTCAGATCTAAAGTCATCATTTCTTAGGGAACTGTCCAGGTCACAATATTCACAATTGGATACCAACTATAGGCAAACTCTACTTCGCCTGATTTACTCCTAAACACACAAcagtaaaaatgaatttttttaaaacaacacacaagAGGCTTGCAATTTAAACAAGACTATATAGTGTATAATTCTTCTGGAGGAAATTATCTCTTAACTTCCCATTTTTTGAAAACCTGATTTTTCTATCGCCCATTTAAATAATTCAAGTTTTTCAAGCCAACTTAATACTCCTCGTGTCACTCttgcaacttttatttatttatttttcagtatctCAAATCACCAAACACAGTGGAAGGATATGGTCCTAAAGTTCTTatctttgctaaaaaaaaaaaaaaaaaaaaaaaaaaaattcagcctggccaggcacagtggctcacacctgtaatcccaacactttgggaggctgaggagggtggatcatgaggtcaggagatcgggaccatcctggccaacatagtgaaaccccatctctactaaaaatacaaaaattagctgggcatggtggtgggtgcctgtagtcccagctactcaggaggctgaggcaggagaatcgcttgaacctggaaggcagaagttgcagtgggctgagatcgcgccactgcactccagcctgctgagagagcaagactctgtctcaaaaaagaaaaaaaaaaaaatcagcctttcCTCAACCCCACTGCACACTCAGCCTGGTAGTacaagatgttttcttttttccctctctttttggaaataatttccttGAAAGAACTCTCTACACATCTCTATATCCACTTTCTCATTTCCACTGGTTCTTCAACTCCTGTGACCTACCTTCTGTCCCCACCCCTCCTGAAGGGCTCCTGTCAGGGTCACCGAGGACTTGACTTTTGTGAACACATCCCCTTTACAAAGATCTCCCTTCAGGCTCCCAGAAGAGCCCTCTCCAGTTTCGTCTTGGGGCATGGCTGTCTATTCCTCAGTCTCCTGCCAACACTCATGTCTCCAGTTCTTAAATTTAGGTGGCATTCGCAAGTTCTCTCCTGGTCCGCCCCTCACTCTCTCCTTGGGTGATTTCAGTCACTCATCATCTCACCTGCTCCCTTTGGTTCTCTCATCACATAGAGCTCCAGCCAACCCTGTGTTCATGACATGTCTCCACCCAGATGCACCTTAaaccagaggttggcaaactttctCTGAAAAGGGTCAGACAGTGAATATATTTTGCTTTCTGGGCCATGTGGCCTATGTCTCCTCAACTCTGTTGCAGCACAAAAGTAGACGTAGGCAGTACGTAAGTGAATAGATATTGCTGTGTTCTCCCAAAATTACAAAAGCAGGCTACATGGGCCACAGTTTATGGCCCCTGCCTTAAACCACTGTCCTGACCTGCACATCCTCACAGGTTCTCCCCACCATGTTCCCTTTCTTGAATTTCTCCACCTTCACCCTATCACTGGAGCCAGAGGAATCTCTTAAGTCTGCTTTCCCCCTCCCTTCCATCCACCCTTGGTCACCAAGCCTTCCTCTCCATCCCCACTGATGATATCCTCTTACAGTTTTCATAATGTCTCTTGGCTAGCGAGGCATTCCCCTCTTTCTTTTAGGCTTCCAGCCCCCTGAGTTTTGGCTAGACATAGGCTACCTGGTTGGGActgtatttcccagcctcccttgcagctagatgtGGCTGAGTGACTAGGCTTAGGCCAGCAGTAAGTAAGTGAAGTGTCTACTAAGAAAACTGCAGATCCTGGACTTGTTCCACTGGAAATGGCAGCAATCAGACCTTGGAAGGCATGTGTTAAATTTGAAGAACTTCCaggcatgaacctggaagactGGTTCATAGTAGAGAAGGTCTTTTTGTTACAGCAACTCAGCCCATACACAGCCAGCTTGCCCACTACCCTCCCTGTGCACAGCCCCCCTGTCCACCAATCCTTTCTCAACACAGCAGTCTCTTACAGTGCAAATCTGATCATGACACTCCACACTTAAAAGATGAACAAgcaaataagaaagaagagaaattgggctgggcatggtggctcacgcctgtaatcccagcactttgggaggccaaggtgggtggataatctgaggtcaggagttcgagaccagcctgaccaatatggtgaaaccttgtctctactaaaaatacaaaaattagccaggtgtggtggcatgtgcctatagtcccagctactcgggaggctgagatgggagaattgcttgaacccaggaggcagaggttgcagtgagccgagatcgcgccattgcactccagcctgggtgacagagcaaaactccatctcaaaaaaaaaaaaaaaaaaaagagagaaatcactGCCTTCAAGAGGACTAAAGCAGGATGAAGTGATAGAGGAACAGAAGAGCTCATTTACACTGTATAGCAAAGGAAGGCTTCTGTGAAGGtggcagggagaagccaggcatgCAATGTTCAAGGAACAGATTTTCAGGCAGTGGGCATGACTAGTGCAAAGGTCTTGAGGCTTGGCTTGTCCCAAAAGCGAAAAGAGGAAGAGCATGATTAGAGCTCTTATGATAAGTTCCCGTTGCAGGGTAAACTCAGCCTCACTAGGGCATTGAAAAGGGCTGGTCATAACCTCAGGGTGGCTAGATGGGTCTAGCAAGCTGTTCCCTGCAACTCTGTGGTGGGTGGGGGAAAGGAGGTTGGAGCTGAACACCTGCCTTCCTCTGGCCACGACATGGAGCCTGGCTTGGAGTGCTGTTTACTCCAGGGGCTCCTGAGTTGGAAGCACACAAAGGGCAAGCGTCTGTCTTAGAACTGGCCCTGTGGATTGGTACCGGGGCTGCAGGCCCCACCCTGAGTCACCTCTCCAGCCTGATTCTCACCATTGCCTCCTTGCCCTTGACATTTCAGCAGTCCATAAACCTGCACTCCAGCAGCACTCctttacaggaagcattgtcCTGCCTTAAGAATCTgcccttggccaggtgcagtggctcgtgcctgtaatctcagcacttagggaggctgaagtgggcagatcacttgtcaggagtttgaggccagcctggccaacatcgtgaaaccccatctctactaaaaacacaaaaatcagcctggcatggtggtaggtgcctgtaatcgcaactactcaggtggctgaggcaggacaattgcttgaacctgggaggtgggggttgcagtgagccaagattgtgccactgcactccagcctgggtggcaaagtaagactatcttaaaaaaaaaaaaaaaaggaacctacCTTTAGCTGGTTGTAGTGGTTCACGTTTGTAATTCCAGTGACTCCAGAGGACaaggaagcaggaggattgcttgaggccaggagtttgagttcggcctggacaacagagtgagaccctctccctaaaaatttaaaatttaaaatttagctgggtgtggcagcccatgcctgtagtcccagttacttgagagccagaggcaggagaagtaattgagcccaggagttggaggctacagtgagctataattacaCCACTGCAATCTGGtccaggtgacagaatgaggccaaaaaaaaaaccaaaaaaacaaaaaaacacctgccCTTTACCCTTTCTCAACCTGACAATTTGACTGACTTGTCTTGAAGGTTTGGCACCACTTCTTGGAAGCTTCCTCTGCTGCCCACCTGGGGTGATGCCTCTTCTGGAAGGCTCTCACCGCTACACACACAGTGGCTGTCAAAGCTCAGCCTGGCTTTAGTTCCAGCCCTACTAGGTCTTCTCAGGACTCAGGATATCCAGGTGGAAGGAAGGCTGTGCCAGGTACCAACTACCCCACATAAGATCGCCAAGATAAATCCCTCACATTCAAACTATTCCCCCAACATCCGTCAACTCTATTACTAATAGCAAATTGCCACCTTTGGTCCACTCCACAGTGCCCTCTGAAAGGGTCATCAAAAGACAGTTATGACCATACCAAACTATGATTCTTGACACAGAACCAAaagttattttcaatttattttgtttttttctatttttagaacagtaataataatatttaaaatcatattttcctgTGATATAATTAAAACTGTGTTATTTCAATTGAATTTGAAATAGAATTCATGGTCTAAAATAGACTGAATCCCAGTGTGAACATATATTTGCATGCCTTCCTCGTCGTCATTCAGTTGGTGAAATTGTCAGGCATGCAATAAGAAGGGAAGTGAACATTGCAGCACTGTGGCCTGTGGCCACAGTGATGGCGGGACAGCCCCACAGAGGCCACACCAGGTGACTCTCAGCTCGGTGGGTGGGAGGCGGAGTGTCTCTGTGTCCCTCTAGCACACACATCCTCACATAACCTCACAGTCTTTTTTGCATTTGCCAGGCCATCTCATAACACCTAGGCTCACAAAATTCTGGCTTCCTTTGGATTAACTAAACCCATGGTCCCCCAAGACGGGGATTCCAAGGAGCAGGAGAGAGCCTCGAGGCAGCCCAGACTCCCAGCTACAAACCTCTCTTTCCAGAATTCCACTGCCACACCTTGGCATGTACCAAATGTTGACAAAGAAGGCTGTTCCTGTACAAGGGCCAATTTTAGAGCAAGCTCCCTGTGGTTGGAAAACTGTAAAACCCTCAGCCCCAAAGCTGTGTGTAGTGCTTTGTGCGTGACAGGGCTGGGGCAGATCTCTCTGAGGCACTCAGGAAAACCATTCCCTTTGCTTGTGGTGGGCGGCCCCTGGTGGCTGCTCTGCCCTTGCCAAGTGTTACGTGTCTAAGGTCTGTGGGCATGTTTCTCATTTGCTGCAAAACACCCTCCCCACCCTTGCAGAGAAAGAGTCTTTTGTGCAGCACCCTTTAAAGGGTGACTCGTCCCACTTGGGTTCTCTCTCCTGGTGCAGTGTTGCAGGCAAGTTTATCAGAGTATCGCCATGAAGTTCGTCCCCTGCCTCCTGCTAGTGACCTTGTCCTGCCTGGGGACTTTAGGTCAGGCCCCGAGGCAAAAGCAAGGAAGCACTGGGGAGGAATTTCATTTCCAGACTGGAGGGAGAGATTCCTGCACTATGCGCCCCAGCAGCTTGGGGCAAGGTGCTAGAGAAGTGTGGCTTCGCGTCGACTGCCAAAACACAGACCAGACATACTGGTGTGAGTACAGGGGGCAGCCCAGCATGTGCCAGGCTTTCGCTGCTGACCCCAAACCTTACTGGAATCAAGCCCTGCAGGAGCTGAGGCGCCTTCCCCATGCATGCCTGGGGGCCCCGGTGCTGAGGCCATCCGTGTGCAGGGAGGCTGGGCCCCAGGCCCACATGCAGCAGGTGACTTCCAGCCTCAAGGGCAGCCCAACGCCCAACCAGCAGCCTGAGGCTGGGACGCCATCTCTGAGGCCCAAGGCCACAGTGAAACTCACAGAAGCAACACAGCTGGGAAAGGACGCGACGGAAGAGCTGGGAAAAGCCAAACCCACCACCCGACCCACAGCCAAACCTACCCAGCCTGGACCCAGGCCGGGAGGGAATGAGGAAGCAAAGAAGGAGGCCTGGGAACACTGTTGGAAACCCTTCCAGGCCCTGTGCGCCTTTCTCATCAGCTTCTTCCGAGGGTGACAGGTGAAAGACTCCTACAGGTAACACCCTTTCCTTTACTCACACACAAAGACTACGTGAGAGGCACTTAGCACTTTCACAGCTGCTGCAACCACATCAGAGTCTcagtgtgtgtttgggggtgggTTTGAGGCTGTCTGTTGCAGAGCAGAGTAGATGAGGTGGTTCATCCGGAGTGGCACTTGACCCCGGTGATGCACAGGAATCACCTACAAGGAGCTCTAAAAATGCTGATGCCCAGGCCCCTCGCCAGACCGTTCCATCTGTGTCTCCAACACAGTAGCGCAGGAATGTGGACTTTTAAAACTCTCCCCCACGTGATTcgaatgtgcagccaaggttgagaatctCCTTGTGATGGGACCACCTCACTGTTAAACTGAGGCCTTTGGAATTCTGCCGGGTGCTGTTTCCTACTGAACCAAGCCTTTGCTGCAGCTGTTTGTGGCCGAGGTGCTATGTCATGGTGGAGGTGTCGCCACACCCCGTCTTGTTCTCAGTTTCCTCTCTTACAGTCCAGTTAGGGCGGGGAGtgctgtgcactggggaaagtTTGAGTCAAATAATCTTCAAAGTCTTTCTCACAGCTCTCAAAGcctttaattgttttttttcatcacagaagagaaaatctaATGAATAACAACAGATTTAATCAACTCCAAGTATTGCTTTTAAAAGACCAAACTTTTTCTTGTGGAAATAAGGCTTATTTCTGATCTCTATCCTTAAATGCAGCAGCTTTCGTTAATTTTGCACACCAGCAAGGAGTTCATTTACATGGGATTCTAGTCTTATTTGTGCACTTTGAGTTTAAAAGGAGAGTTTCTGAGGTTTTTCATATTATCTATGTaagaaaaataggaacaaagcAGATTTCCTGATAAATAGCACTTTGATAACTAATACCACAAAACAAATAAGGCTTTTTCTAAAAGGCAGCAAGAAATGTTGGGTCACAACAAAGTTGTTTTGGTGTCTCCTGTTCTGGGATGGAGGTTTTCTGCTTGTTTAATATTTCAGATCTGTCCCAGAGGAGAAAAGGGGCCACTTAAgccaaaaaaaattactattgaggagaggtcctttttttttttcttttaaaagttgatttttttggtctttctacaaataacacatgcaaatcatttgaaaaattcaaacacaacagaaaaatacaaagaattttaaaactgcatCCATAATCCCACCACACAGAGATAAACAATGTTAACAGAAGAGTACCCATTTAGACACCCATCTATGCGTATTTATACAGACAGATGTACAGTTTATATACAGATGCATACAGGTGCTAAAGCTTAAAACAACACTTGATCCTGCAGATAAGCTGCATAGGACTACTGTATTAggttgctagggctgccatagcaaaataccacagaatgggtggcttaaacagcagaaatatattttctcacaattctggagactgaaattccaagatcaaggtgtcagcaggattgcTGTCTTCTGAGGACTCTCTCCTTGACTCATAGATGGCAGCCTTCTCGCTGTCATTCCTCTGTGtggatctgtgtcctcatctcctttTGTTAGGATACCATTCACACTGGGTGAGGTCCCACCCAAACAGCCCCATTTtaccttaatcacctctttaatgGCCCCtatctttaaatagaaacactccctgaggtactggaggttaggacttaAGTCTACGGTTTTTAGGTTTTGGGAGGGACACAATTCACACAATTCAGCTCATAACAACTAACAAAGaatttttcattccttctttttttattttttatttttttcagagctgACGTCTCCCTGACAGAGAACCGTCTCTTTTTATATTATGCCGCTTTCAGTCCAACGTTCTCACACTGGAAGAAGGGAGTTTCTAATCAGATGCAACTGCCCAAATTCTTGATCTGCAGCTTCTCTGaagtttgaaaaagaaatcttccTTTCTGGAGTTTGCAGAGCTCAGCAATATGATAGGGAACAGGTGCTGATGGGCCCAAGAGTGACAAGCATACACATCTACTTTTTATCTGTAGAAGTTTTGCTTTGTTGATCTGAGCCTTCTATGAAAGTTTAAATATGTAATGCATTCATGAATTTCCAGTTTAGCCTTCTGAGCAAGACATGAATTTGTCACATTTCATTGCATGGTAACATGGACTTGGAGTTAGAGAAAGTTCAGTAAATAGCAGCTATGTGTGtgcaaaataaaggaatgatttCAGAAATATGACTTTAGTCTTCTTAATGAATGCAATACCTAGATGCTATAGAGATCATGTATACCCATTAAGTCACTGTTATTTTATTCAGGGTGCCATCATGCATtacacagactaggtggcttgcacaacagaaatgtgttttctcacaGTGATGGAGGCAAGAAGTGCCTCAAGATGTCATCAAAGTTAGTTTCTCCTGGAGGGTCTCAGGGAAAATTGTTCAGTGCCTCTCTCTCAGTTTCTTAAAGTTGCTGGAATCCttgacattccttggcttatagacaTATCACTCTAATCCCTGCCTTTGTCTTCACATGGAATTTTCCCTTGCGTGTGTGTCAAATTTCCCTCTCCTGACAAGGGCACCAGCCATTGGATTAGGGTCCATCCTAATCAAGAAAGACCTTAACTCCATCATGTCTGCAAACACCCTATTCCCAAATAAGATCATATTCACAGATTTCAAATGGACATAAATTTTTGGTGGGCACTACTCAACCCAGCACAGCCACCCTGCAGCAATAGCAACTAGCCAAAAAGATAGAGAAGTGAACCTGAAAGAGAACAACCCTGTACACTCAGCAATTAAATTAATCAACggagttggaaaggaagaaaattagattttattagaCATACGCAAAAAGTGACTCACTCTCttcttaatttcatatttatcttACCTAAGAACACATTAATAGTCCACTCTCTTTTTTTagtggctatttatttattcgagatggggtctctctctgtcacgcaggctggagttcagtggtgcaatctcggctcactgcaacctccgcctcctgggttcaagtgattctcctgccttagcctcccgagtagctgggattacaggcgtgtgccaccatgcccagctaatttttgtatttttagtagagacaagctttcaccatgctggccaggctggtctcgaactcctgacctcaggtgatccgcccgcctcggcctcccaaagtactgggattacaggcgtgagccactgtacctggcccactAATCCACTCTTGATGTACTTAAATTGTTTCCCCATCTAGCCCAGTAGTGCCCAACCCTAGCTATATAATGGAGTCACCTGGGGCAACTTTTCAAAAACACTGGTGCTTAGACGTCAGCACCAGAGGCTATGGTGTAACTAGCCAGGGATGGGGCCTGAGCATGTGCAATTTTACATTTCCCCTGATGACTCTAATATGCAGCCAAGTTTAAGAAACGCCACCCTTGATTAATTGAATTAGAATCTCTGGGGTGTATCCTAGGTAATTTCCAGGCAATTCTATGTGTAACCTGAGTTGAAGACTACTAATATGGTCTCTATATGTAGTTCAcacaattaagaaatatttattcatcatcagctatgtcccaggcactgtgcaagaCGTTGGATAGGGGAGAGATGAACTAACCAACTAGGTTTCACATCTTAGAAGTGCAGTGAAGTAGTGGAAACCGAGATAACACATTGATGAGTGTAGGAGATGACACAGAAGGCTGTGGGTGGGGGCAGCCAGGGGACATTTGCTGGGGTTGAGtttgtaaaatatgtatacatcaaGCATCTGCTGTGACATACtaagtctatttctttttttttttttttttttttttttttgagacggagtctcgctctgtcgcccaggctggagtgcagtggcgcaatctcggctcactgcaagctccgcctcccggattcacgccattctcccgccttagccgcccgcgtagctgggactacaggcgcccgccactgcgcccagctaattttttgtatttttagtagagacggggtttcaccatagtctcgatctcctgaccccgtgatccgccccccttggcctcccaaagtgctgggattacaggcttgagccaccgcgcccggccctaagtCTATTTCTTATAAGGGCTCTGAGCCTTTCACCCGCCCCCTCATATAACTCTCACCACATCCCTAAGAGGTAAGTAGTTTTAATCCCAATTATAAACCAAGGGACTTGAAAGCCTGGAGAGGTGAGTTGTACACAGCTTGTTAAGAGTCAGGACAGCAGAGAAATCCAGGTCCACCCAGTTCTAATGCTCATGGCGTTCAATTTATAAACATCACAGGATAGACTGGGATTTGTCACAGACCATTTTTCACCAACATTTTAAACTAAGATCACCATATAGCTGACCAgtgattttaaagatgaaaatctGTGCTACCCAAAGGGTGACAGGTGGGCCAGAGGCATCTGCTTCTGCTGGGGAGCTTTAGACATGCTAATTCTCGGCTAGgggcggtggcgcatgcctgtaatcccagcactttgggaggccaaggagggcagacgACCttaggccaagagtttgagacaagcctggccacaTGGCGaaccctatccctactaaaaaacacaaaaaatagctgggtgtggtggcaggcccctgtaatcccagctactcaggaggctgaggcaggaaaatcacttgaaccagggaggcggaggttgcagtgagccaatatcgtgcccctgcactccagcctgggcaacagagcaggactccatctcaaaaaaaaaaaaaaaatgctaattctcaggccccaccgcATACAAACTGAACCACAGTATCTGGCGTGAGGCccagaaatgtgtattttaacatTTCCATATGTTCTATGCAGAGTAACATTGGCCGAGCAATATTTCAGTCATCCTAAAAGGAAAGGCTTTGTGAAACCTTAAAGCAGATAATTCTGACATAGGCTACAATACGGATGAACCATGAGTACATTATGCTagataaaataagccagtcacaaaagacagatactgcatgattccactgaTATGAGGTACCTAGACTAGTCAAAAATCACAGATACCAAAAGTAGAATGTTGGCTGCCAGAGACTATGGTGAGGTGAGAATGGGAAGTTAGTTTAATGTTTATAgagttttagttttataagatTAAAAGAGTTCTTGAAGTGGATagcagtgatggttgcataacaaatGTAATTAATACTAccaaattatacacttaaaattgttaagatggcaTATTTTATGATATAcgtattttatttgaattttgaaaagaaattttaaaaaagaaaaggaaattcttttCACAAGGTACTGAAATAACAGCATATCCATAAGAAAAATATGACTACCTACTATTACttgatacaaaaaataaactgaaattggTTTATATACCGAAATGTAAAGGGTGGTTTCTCCCTAATACTAGGGGTGCTCCTTTCCTTCGACAGTGGCATAA
Above is a window of Nomascus leucogenys isolate Asia chromosome 20, Asia_NLE_v1, whole genome shotgun sequence DNA encoding:
- the FGFBP2 gene encoding fibroblast growth factor-binding protein 2; its protein translation is MKFVPCLLLVTLSCLGTLGQAPRQKQGSTGEEFHFQTGGRDSCTMRPSSLGQGAREVWLRVDCQNTDQTYWCEYRGQPSMCQAFAADPKPYWNQALQELRRLPHACLGAPVLRPSVCREAGPQAHMQQVTSSLKGSPTPNQQPEAGTPSLRPKATVKLTEATQLGKDATEELGKAKPTTRPTAKPTQPGPRPGGNEEAKKEAWEHCWKPFQALCAFLISFFRG